The Brasilonema sennae CENA114 genome includes a region encoding these proteins:
- a CDS encoding ParA family protein, translating to MGYVIATANMKGGVGKTTLTVNMATCLVKNHNKRVLVLDLDSQISATLSLMSPVDFAKLRKNRRTLRYLIDDIISPSSRAKLTIRDIIQPQVCDLPGLDLLPGDIDLYDEFVVSEMLHQQAVSLGENEFETIWNRFERVLLGKILEPVRQEYDFIILDCAPGYNLLTRSALATSNYYVLPAKPEPLSVVGIQLLERRIAQLKESHEHEAHIDIQMLGIIFTMSNTNFLSGRYYKQVMQRVHQDFGDAKICQTQIPVDVNVAKAVDSFKPVVLNNSSTAGSKAFYQLTQELLQKLEYAEREKPPRTNLEVATP from the coding sequence ATGGGATATGTCATTGCGACTGCAAATATGAAGGGCGGAGTTGGTAAAACCACCCTTACCGTCAATATGGCTACTTGTTTAGTCAAAAATCATAACAAGCGGGTGCTTGTCCTTGATTTAGATAGTCAAATTAGTGCCACACTTAGTCTGATGTCTCCCGTAGACTTTGCCAAGCTTCGCAAAAACAGACGGACATTGAGATATCTGATAGATGACATTATCAGCCCTTCATCAAGAGCAAAATTGACAATTCGAGATATTATTCAGCCTCAAGTTTGCGATCTCCCTGGACTAGATTTATTACCAGGAGATATTGACTTGTACGATGAATTTGTTGTCTCAGAAATGCTGCATCAACAAGCAGTTAGTTTGGGTGAAAACGAATTTGAAACGATTTGGAATCGTTTTGAAAGAGTTTTGCTGGGAAAAATCTTAGAACCAGTTCGGCAAGAATACGATTTTATCATTTTAGACTGCGCTCCTGGATATAATCTTTTGACTCGTAGTGCTTTAGCAACAAGTAACTACTATGTACTTCCTGCTAAACCAGAACCACTATCCGTGGTGGGTATTCAATTGCTGGAAAGACGCATCGCCCAGTTAAAAGAAAGTCACGAACATGAAGCACATATAGATATACAAATGCTGGGAATCATCTTCACAATGTCTAACACTAACTTTCTCAGCGGCAGATATTATAAACAAGTGATGCAGCGCGTTCATCAAGATTTTGGCGATGCAAAAATTTGTCAGACACAAATACCAGTGGATGTAAATGTTGCTAAAGCTGTTGACAGTTTTAAGCCTGTTGTTTTAAATAATTCCAGCACAGCAGGGTCAAAAGCATTCTATCAATTAACTCAAGAGTTGTTGCAAAAGTTAGAGTATGCTGAGCGTGAAAAACCCCCAAGAACAAATTTAGAAGTTGCTACCCCTTAA
- a CDS encoding sulfate ABC transporter substrate-binding protein, translated as MRRRSALRALLFSAGFLIPVCTQTGNISRNQALATNPIQKIATKSPQPVELTLVAYGVAKAFYAKAIPAFQQEWKAKTGQDVKFKESYGPSGAQTRAILGGLQADILAQNLQSNLDPLVEKGFVRKDWSQRLPNQASPASTVMVIVTRPGNPKKIQDWKDLAHDGISIVAINPQTGGNARWGVLAGYGSILKSQGEQAAENYLKGFVKNIKTMVSSGREATDAFVKNKIGDALVTFENEIIFANKVIPEDYPYIVPASNIQVDFPVTVVDKVVDQRGTREVAEAFTKFLFSPKGQQIYAQSGYRPNDQQAYQQNASQYKSVKTLYKIADFGGWKLVNQKLFADGALFDNAQAAARTR; from the coding sequence ATGAGAAGGCGTTCTGCATTACGCGCCTTGCTGTTTTCTGCTGGGTTTCTAATTCCTGTTTGCACTCAAACAGGCAATATCAGTCGAAACCAGGCATTAGCAACCAATCCAATCCAAAAAATTGCTACTAAAAGTCCACAACCAGTTGAGCTAACTTTAGTTGCCTATGGAGTGGCTAAAGCGTTTTACGCAAAAGCGATTCCAGCATTTCAGCAAGAGTGGAAAGCAAAAACCGGTCAAGATGTCAAGTTCAAAGAATCCTATGGTCCATCTGGAGCGCAAACCAGAGCTATTTTGGGTGGTTTGCAAGCTGACATTTTGGCTCAAAATCTCCAAAGCAACTTAGATCCTTTGGTAGAAAAAGGCTTTGTCAGGAAAGATTGGAGTCAAAGATTACCCAATCAAGCTTCCCCCGCGAGCACAGTTATGGTCATAGTCACAAGACCTGGAAACCCCAAAAAAATTCAGGACTGGAAAGACCTTGCTCATGATGGTATATCTATAGTAGCAATCAATCCTCAAACTGGTGGCAATGCTCGATGGGGAGTTTTAGCAGGGTACGGCTCAATTCTCAAGTCTCAAGGAGAACAGGCGGCAGAAAACTATCTCAAAGGTTTCGTCAAAAACATTAAGACGATGGTGAGTAGTGGGCGAGAAGCGACAGATGCCTTTGTCAAAAACAAAATTGGTGATGCACTCGTCACGTTTGAGAACGAAATTATCTTTGCCAACAAGGTCATTCCTGAAGATTATCCTTATATTGTGCCAGCGAGTAATATCCAGGTCGATTTTCCAGTGACCGTTGTTGACAAGGTTGTTGATCAACGAGGTACTCGCGAAGTTGCAGAAGCATTTACGAAGTTTTTGTTCTCACCGAAAGGTCAACAAATCTATGCTCAATCAGGCTATCGTCCAAACGACCAACAAGCATATCAACAAAATGCCAGCCAGTACAAGTCTGTGAAAACGCTGTATAAAATCGCTGATTTTGGCGGTTGGAAACTTGTGAACCAGAAGCTTTTTGCCGATGGGGCGTTATTTGATAACGCTCAAGCAGCAGCTCGAACCCGATAA
- the ileS gene encoding isoleucine--tRNA ligase, with protein MTETGKYKDTVNLPKTKFDMRANAVKREPEIQKFWEENKIYERLSQNNPGDLFILHDGPPYANGVLHLGHALNKILKDIINRYQLLRGRKVRYVPGWDCHGLPIELKVLQNMKSAERQNLTPLQLRHKAKDFALSTVNEQRESFKRYGIWGDWEHPYLTLKPEYEAAQVGVFGQMVLKGYIYRGLKPVHWSPSSKTALAEAELEYPEGHTSRSIYVAFPMTGLSEAVKPALEEFLPELGVAIWTTTPWTIPANLGVALNPSLNYAVVECKDVASEGSRKYLIVAADLVERLSEVLGTQLTVKTTVKGKDLEHSTYRHPLFDRESPIVIGGDYVTTDSGTGLVHTAPGHGQEDYIVGQRYGLPILAPVDDNGNFTAEAGPFAGLNVLGDGNQAVIDALTASGSLLKEEAYVHKYPYDWRTKKPTIFRATEQWFASVEGFRDEALKAIATVKWIPAQGENRITPMVAERSDWCISRQRSWGVPIPVFYDEENGEPLLNEETISYVQAIFAEKGSDAWWELSVEELLPEKYRNNGRSYRKGTDTMDVWFDSGSSWAAVAEQRQELRYPADLYLEGSDQHRGWFQSSLLTSVAVNDCAPYKKVLTHGFILDEQGRKQSKSLGNTVEPKVVIEGGKNQKEEPAYGVDVLRLWVSSVDYTSDVPLGKNILKQLTDIRNKIRNTARFLLGNLHDFDPQKDAVPFEELPQLDRYMLHRMTEVFQEVTEAFESFQFFRFFQTIQNFCVVDLSNFYLDAAKDRLYISAPNGFRRRSCQTVLKIALENLARAIAPVLCHMAEDIWQFLPYETPYKSVFEAGWVELDEKWQNPELAVVWQQLRQVRNEVNKVLEEARVKKLIGSSLEAKVLLYVGDEQLRPTVKSLNATQNGIDELRYLFITSQVELLDSPEAVQGLEYKLQSDAWEIGIVNAEGQKCDRCWNYSTHVGESAEHPLICERCVSALAGEF; from the coding sequence GTGACAGAAACTGGAAAATACAAAGATACAGTAAATTTACCCAAAACTAAATTTGATATGCGAGCAAACGCTGTCAAGCGGGAGCCAGAAATCCAGAAGTTTTGGGAAGAAAATAAAATTTATGAACGCCTGTCTCAAAATAATCCAGGCGATTTATTTATATTGCATGATGGACCACCCTATGCAAATGGTGTTCTCCATCTTGGTCATGCTTTAAATAAAATTCTTAAAGACATTATTAACCGTTATCAACTGCTGCGCGGGCGTAAAGTTCGTTATGTACCTGGTTGGGACTGTCACGGTTTGCCGATTGAACTGAAAGTGTTGCAAAATATGAAGTCGGCAGAACGACAAAATTTGACGCCTTTGCAACTGCGTCATAAAGCAAAAGATTTTGCCCTATCTACAGTCAATGAACAGCGTGAAAGTTTCAAACGCTACGGTATTTGGGGTGATTGGGAACACCCGTATCTAACTCTAAAACCTGAATATGAGGCGGCTCAAGTTGGTGTTTTCGGGCAGATGGTGTTAAAAGGCTACATCTATCGTGGTCTGAAGCCAGTACACTGGAGTCCGAGTTCTAAAACGGCATTGGCAGAAGCTGAGTTGGAGTATCCTGAAGGTCACACTTCGCGTAGTATCTATGTGGCTTTCCCAATGACGGGTTTATCGGAGGCGGTAAAACCTGCACTTGAGGAATTTTTGCCTGAGTTGGGTGTGGCTATTTGGACGACAACTCCTTGGACAATTCCAGCTAACTTGGGTGTTGCTCTTAATCCATCTCTAAACTACGCAGTTGTTGAATGTAAAGATGTTGCATCTGAGGGTTCTAGAAAGTATCTGATTGTTGCTGCGGATTTGGTGGAACGTCTTTCTGAAGTTCTGGGAACTCAGTTAACAGTAAAAACCACAGTCAAAGGGAAAGATTTAGAACATTCTACTTACCGTCATCCCTTATTTGACCGCGAAAGTCCGATTGTCATCGGCGGCGATTATGTAACGACTGACTCGGGTACTGGTTTGGTACACACTGCTCCAGGACATGGTCAAGAAGACTACATAGTTGGTCAGCGCTACGGTTTGCCTATCCTTGCGCCAGTGGATGACAATGGGAATTTTACCGCAGAGGCGGGACCTTTTGCTGGGTTGAATGTTCTGGGTGATGGAAACCAGGCGGTGATTGATGCTTTAACGGCGTCGGGTTCTCTGTTGAAGGAAGAAGCTTATGTTCACAAGTATCCTTATGACTGGCGGACAAAGAAACCGACGATTTTCCGGGCGACGGAACAGTGGTTTGCAAGCGTTGAAGGATTTCGGGATGAGGCGCTGAAGGCGATCGCCACAGTAAAATGGATTCCCGCCCAAGGTGAAAACCGCATCACGCCAATGGTTGCAGAACGTTCTGACTGGTGTATCTCCCGTCAGCGCAGTTGGGGTGTCCCAATTCCTGTTTTCTATGATGAAGAAAACGGCGAACCTCTGCTGAATGAAGAAACTATCTCTTACGTCCAAGCAATCTTTGCCGAAAAGGGTTCTGATGCTTGGTGGGAACTTTCAGTTGAGGAGTTATTACCAGAAAAATACCGCAACAACGGTCGGTCTTACCGTAAGGGGACTGATACGATGGATGTGTGGTTTGATTCTGGTTCATCTTGGGCAGCGGTGGCAGAACAACGACAAGAGTTGCGCTATCCTGCTGATTTGTATTTGGAAGGTTCAGACCAACATCGCGGTTGGTTCCAATCGAGTTTGCTCACCAGTGTAGCAGTTAACGATTGTGCGCCGTACAAAAAGGTGTTGACTCACGGCTTTATCTTAGATGAACAAGGGCGTAAGCAAAGTAAGTCTTTGGGGAACACGGTTGAACCGAAAGTCGTGATTGAAGGTGGGAAAAATCAAAAAGAAGAACCCGCCTATGGTGTAGACGTGTTGCGTTTATGGGTGTCGTCAGTAGATTACACCTCAGATGTGCCTTTGGGTAAAAATATCCTCAAGCAACTGACGGATATCAGAAACAAGATTCGCAATACGGCGCGGTTCTTGTTGGGTAACTTGCACGATTTCGATCCTCAAAAAGATGCAGTACCCTTCGAGGAATTACCGCAGCTTGATCGCTATATGCTGCACCGGATGACGGAAGTCTTTCAGGAAGTGACGGAAGCATTTGAGAGTTTCCAATTCTTCCGCTTTTTCCAAACAATTCAGAATTTCTGCGTGGTTGATTTATCCAACTTTTATTTGGATGCTGCAAAGGATCGGCTGTACATCAGTGCACCAAATGGTTTCCGGCGTCGTAGCTGTCAAACGGTGCTGAAGATTGCTTTGGAGAATTTAGCACGGGCGATCGCCCCTGTGTTATGCCACATGGCAGAAGACATCTGGCAATTTCTCCCGTATGAGACGCCTTACAAATCAGTGTTTGAAGCTGGTTGGGTAGAGTTGGACGAGAAGTGGCAAAATCCAGAGTTGGCTGTCGTGTGGCAACAATTGCGACAAGTACGGAATGAGGTGAATAAAGTACTGGAAGAAGCCAGAGTCAAGAAATTGATTGGTTCTTCCCTAGAAGCTAAGGTGTTGCTGTATGTAGGAGATGAGCAGTTACGACCCACAGTGAAATCACTGAATGCAACTCAGAATGGAATAGACGAACTGCGTTATTTGTTCATTACCTCACAGGTAGAGTTGTTGGATTCTCCGGAAGCGGTGCAAGGGCTGGAGTACAAATTGCAGTCCGATGCGTGGGAAATTGGAATTGTGAACGCAGAGGGGCAGAAGTGCGATAGGTGCTGGAACTACTCAACTCATGTCGGAGAGTCAGCCGAACATCCCTTGATTTGTGAACGTTGTGTTTCTGCTTTAGCAGGGGAGTTTTAA
- a CDS encoding transcription factor RcaD: MDTNELKFLLKLLGCANYKSSFSASIFDSFKGKDKICQNLGDRELLDYSREIAAVKILPPGNALLKLEATQLPITDKELKVLEKISKAAGKVSPSKIKISSLKAPEKEAILKTLSERGLIDAEIKRQRLKAEVWLTQRGIEYLRDDYNPKGAATISLDLLNNYLRFLRKSLHDKPEQVFPSAHQSEESSPETIVNISDEEILETIRRLDRELGTDNYLPIFYVREKLQPPLSREEVDKALYRLEETDQIELSTLAEPGDYGSEQVDAGIPQISGGSLFFITVI; encoded by the coding sequence ATGGATACAAATGAGTTAAAGTTTCTACTCAAATTACTAGGATGCGCTAATTATAAATCAAGCTTTAGTGCTAGTATTTTCGATAGTTTTAAAGGTAAAGACAAAATTTGTCAAAATTTAGGCGATCGCGAACTACTAGACTATTCCCGCGAGATTGCCGCAGTTAAGATTTTACCACCTGGTAACGCCCTGCTGAAACTTGAAGCAACTCAGTTGCCCATCACAGACAAAGAACTCAAGGTACTAGAAAAGATAAGTAAAGCTGCTGGTAAAGTTTCCCCCAGCAAAATAAAAATTTCGTCGTTGAAAGCGCCTGAGAAAGAAGCCATATTGAAAACCCTGAGTGAACGGGGATTGATTGACGCTGAAATCAAACGCCAAAGACTTAAAGCTGAAGTTTGGCTGACTCAGCGAGGAATTGAGTATTTACGAGATGATTACAATCCCAAGGGTGCTGCAACCATCAGCTTGGATTTGCTGAATAATTACCTGCGCTTTTTGCGGAAATCCTTGCACGATAAGCCTGAACAGGTATTTCCCTCAGCACATCAGAGTGAAGAATCCTCTCCAGAAACGATTGTCAATATTAGTGACGAAGAAATTTTAGAAACTATCCGGAGATTGGATCGGGAACTGGGTACTGACAATTATTTGCCAATCTTTTATGTGCGAGAAAAGTTACAACCCCCGTTGTCACGAGAAGAAGTAGATAAGGCACTTTATCGTTTGGAAGAAACAGACCAAATTGAATTAAGTACTTTGGCAGAACCAGGGGATTATGGTTCTGAACAAGTTGACGCTGGAATTCCCCAAATCAGCGGTGGCTCCTTATTTTTCATCACCGTGATTTAG
- a CDS encoding DNA translocase FtsK yields MQYLTQATKIRTQIIKFASAKTLWLDTEIADWDTYYPKLSLIQVLAEPTNLTSDSALILDVLNKPDLAAYFINQIIANPQIEKVFHNASFDLKYLGGKLAPNVTCTLKLARKITREVLQVSNLQLKTLATELCQFSDVDKEEQGSDWGKRPLTQKQLHYAAMDTVYLAAVHRRLLEVYNPNAVSTIFDMAANGSKQTKKSEQLSLSATKVRVAFECPRLFYLNQRFGGNTLFLPPENAVGIGNTFHQLANDFLRLLTEEPRFVDFLKSTTPQSQIEEIASRLQEIFYEIKFYSYLQEAIKKDSSQAQALFKVWQGLQGLIKHFAELLVVNRRYCSAETVVCKTFLSEERRLEHYFNLPDNTQQRVAGEFDCLVYNFEKKRLCMVEFKTYQPADPSAQLAQVALYSYMLWQKKKVAVDSAVYCVLPEFKEYQYSWEQLENTVHQLIPYKLQQMRQWLTWEPPNPNPPPLTTQPHLCKICPQQQKCQNYFVEESEGEKSSYEENQQEKVEQNGQTGNNHKQPFNPDEMAQDLVNTLQSFGINVDYHGAAIGPAFIRVKLKPQLGVKVNSLLKLSADLQVQLGLANPPLISPQAGYVSIDLPRPDRQVAKFEDYIKSQVLPATAPVKIAIGVNLEGQLIEADLSDPNTCHFLVGGTTGSGKSEYLRSLLLSLILRHSPAHLQIALVDPKRVTFPEFERMQWLYSPVVKESDRAIELMQELVTEMESRYQRFEKAKCADLSTYNQRSPQPLPRIVCIFDEYADFMAEKESRTALEQSIKRLGAMARAAGIHLIIATQRPEAGIVTPIIRSNLPGRVALRTASEADSAIILGGKQTTAARLLGKGDLLYQMGAQLYRLQSLFASDIRLTLS; encoded by the coding sequence ATGCAATACCTCACACAAGCAACTAAAATCAGAACGCAAATTATCAAATTTGCTTCAGCCAAAACACTATGGCTAGATACAGAAATTGCTGACTGGGATACTTACTATCCAAAACTATCTCTCATTCAGGTACTAGCTGAACCTACAAACTTAACAAGTGACTCTGCTTTGATCCTCGATGTATTGAACAAACCTGATTTAGCCGCATATTTTATTAATCAAATTATAGCTAATCCTCAAATAGAAAAGGTCTTTCATAACGCCAGCTTTGATTTAAAATATCTTGGAGGAAAGCTAGCACCAAATGTTACCTGTACGCTAAAGCTAGCCCGAAAAATTACCCGCGAAGTTTTGCAAGTTTCTAATCTACAACTGAAAACCTTAGCAACAGAACTTTGTCAATTTTCTGATGTAGATAAGGAAGAACAGGGAAGTGACTGGGGAAAAAGACCTCTCACACAAAAACAACTACACTATGCTGCAATGGATACAGTCTATTTGGCTGCTGTGCATCGTCGCTTATTGGAAGTTTATAATCCCAATGCTGTAAGTACTATTTTTGATATGGCAGCTAATGGTTCAAAGCAAACAAAAAAATCCGAACAATTATCTTTAAGCGCTACAAAAGTACGAGTTGCTTTTGAATGCCCACGCTTATTTTATCTCAATCAGCGCTTTGGAGGCAATACATTATTTTTGCCACCAGAAAATGCTGTTGGTATTGGTAATACATTTCATCAGTTAGCTAATGATTTTCTGCGGTTGCTTACTGAAGAGCCTCGATTTGTAGACTTTTTAAAATCAACAACACCACAATCACAGATAGAGGAAATCGCCTCTCGTCTACAAGAAATTTTTTATGAAATAAAGTTTTATTCTTACCTACAAGAAGCCATAAAAAAAGATTCGAGTCAAGCACAAGCATTATTCAAAGTTTGGCAGGGCTTACAAGGACTCATCAAACACTTTGCGGAATTGCTGGTAGTCAATCGACGCTATTGCAGTGCAGAAACAGTTGTTTGTAAAACTTTTCTCAGTGAAGAGCGCAGGCTTGAGCATTACTTTAATTTACCCGATAACACGCAGCAACGAGTTGCAGGGGAATTTGATTGCTTAGTCTATAACTTTGAGAAAAAGCGTCTGTGTATGGTGGAATTTAAAACCTATCAACCAGCCGATCCATCAGCACAATTAGCGCAGGTTGCGCTTTATAGTTATATGCTGTGGCAAAAGAAAAAAGTAGCTGTTGACTCAGCAGTTTACTGTGTTTTGCCAGAATTCAAAGAGTATCAGTATTCCTGGGAACAACTGGAAAATACGGTTCATCAGTTGATTCCTTATAAATTACAGCAAATGCGTCAATGGTTGACTTGGGAACCACCGAATCCTAATCCTCCGCCTTTAACAACCCAGCCTCACCTGTGCAAAATTTGTCCACAGCAGCAAAAGTGTCAAAATTACTTTGTGGAAGAATCTGAAGGTGAGAAATCATCTTACGAAGAGAATCAACAAGAAAAAGTTGAACAGAATGGGCAAACAGGAAACAATCATAAGCAACCATTTAATCCTGATGAGATGGCTCAAGATTTAGTTAACACTCTGCAATCTTTTGGTATTAATGTAGATTACCACGGGGCGGCTATTGGTCCAGCTTTTATTAGGGTGAAACTCAAACCCCAACTTGGTGTTAAAGTGAACTCTTTGCTCAAATTGTCAGCAGATTTGCAAGTTCAGTTGGGGTTAGCAAATCCGCCTCTGATTTCCCCTCAAGCTGGATATGTCAGTATTGATTTACCTCGTCCCGACAGACAAGTTGCTAAGTTTGAGGATTACATAAAATCCCAAGTTTTACCAGCAACAGCGCCAGTAAAAATTGCAATTGGGGTGAATTTGGAGGGACAACTGATAGAAGCTGATTTGTCTGATCCAAATACGTGCCACTTTTTGGTAGGGGGTACAACTGGGAGTGGGAAGAGTGAGTATTTGCGATCGCTCCTTCTGAGTCTCATTTTGCGTCATTCCCCTGCACATTTACAAATCGCTCTCGTTGATCCTAAACGAGTGACATTTCCTGAGTTTGAGCGGATGCAGTGGTTGTATTCACCTGTTGTGAAGGAGAGCGATCGCGCTATTGAACTGATGCAAGAACTCGTCACAGAAATGGAATCCCGCTATCAACGGTTTGAAAAAGCGAAATGCGCTGATTTAAGTACTTATAATCAACGTTCTCCTCAGCCTTTGCCTAGAATTGTCTGCATCTTTGATGAATATGCTGACTTCATGGCAGAAAAAGAATCCCGCACAGCATTAGAACAAAGTATAAAACGATTAGGCGCAATGGCAAGAGCCGCAGGAATTCATCTCATTATCGCCACTCAACGCCCGGAAGCCGGTATTGTCACCCCAATTATCCGCTCAAATTTACCAGGAAGGGTTGCACTAAGAACTGCTAGTGAAGCGGATTCAGCTATTATCTTGGGAGGTAAACAAACAACCGCTGCTCGTTTATTAGGAAAAGGCGATTTGCTTTATCAAATGGGCGCTCAACTGTACCGCTTACAAAGTTTATTCGCGAGTGATATTCGGCTAACGCTGAGCTAG
- a CDS encoding ATP-binding protein encodes MATIDEVIKKSLNPFDNQAAGNFWEEQESPPTVESIHQKPLTQIKSLIAQISQDHQTRSLILYGDAGTGKTHFMGQIKEQLNDQAFFVYIEPFSQSDRIWQHILRYTVDSLVNAPVGQADSQLILWIKSCLSTIEKQLKSDQQKFINIIKGFFGKTDAERDRQLFIDILKKTIGTTGIYNANEFFGVLYDLTNPDLYSLACEWLKGDDLDEESLKKLRVKQSIDDEDKARGILGNFSKISAKTQPIVLCFDQLDSIARLPDGSLDLQALFNVNSTIYNGKWKGFLIIISIRTSTWNENSKRVQPSDLDRASIRIPLKRITLEEGEALLASRLYPVHNQASPKPVSPIYPLNQQVLEKVFPSRKATPRNFLMLGRQLFQDYKEWLFRDRQPPQPKWLGGGDPPPPPPPPWEIIKAEFELLWQQEFQKVQEKNTKITLLAASDLIWMLQQALEALQVQEIKPKLISGKYASYSLSYQQPGKRERVGIVWTEDPNMTSFFNVMNACQKAIQQNLCQTMYLLRAGGVGKPNLAGNQIYRQIFTYTNHSHIKPSLSSVHYLATYHSFVKSVEANELLLVGKSITLQELQTLIRESKILEKCTLLQDLGILSKQEPVPEDKNGKKDFRPVKDFLLNIIKSQGYMGVPTLMTQSSSQFSFVKEADVQLLIELLCQEQKVKIINPKAKLQDQLICFIAKT; translated from the coding sequence ATGGCAACAATTGATGAAGTTATAAAAAAATCGCTGAATCCATTTGATAACCAAGCAGCAGGAAACTTTTGGGAAGAGCAGGAGTCACCCCCTACTGTTGAATCTATTCATCAAAAGCCATTAACCCAAATCAAAAGTCTCATAGCACAGATTTCCCAAGACCATCAAACCCGCAGCCTCATTCTCTATGGCGACGCTGGAACAGGAAAGACTCACTTTATGGGTCAGATCAAAGAACAGCTAAATGACCAAGCTTTTTTCGTCTACATTGAACCATTTTCTCAAAGTGACCGTATTTGGCAGCACATCTTACGCTACACCGTTGATAGCCTAGTTAATGCTCCAGTAGGACAAGCAGATTCTCAATTAATCCTTTGGATCAAAAGCTGCTTGTCTACTATTGAAAAGCAGTTAAAAAGCGATCAGCAAAAATTTATTAATATAATTAAAGGCTTTTTTGGAAAAACAGACGCTGAACGGGATCGCCAACTCTTCATTGACATCCTCAAAAAGACTATTGGTACTACAGGAATTTACAATGCTAATGAATTTTTTGGTGTCCTTTATGACCTGACTAATCCAGACTTATACTCTCTCGCCTGTGAATGGTTGAAAGGGGATGATCTAGATGAAGAAAGTTTGAAAAAGTTACGAGTTAAGCAATCTATTGATGATGAAGACAAGGCGCGGGGTATTTTAGGCAACTTTAGCAAAATATCCGCTAAAACTCAGCCGATTGTCTTGTGTTTTGACCAACTAGATAGCATTGCTCGTTTACCAGATGGCTCTCTTGATCTACAAGCTTTATTCAACGTTAACTCTACGATTTATAACGGCAAGTGGAAAGGTTTCCTGATTATCATCAGCATCAGGACAAGTACTTGGAATGAGAATTCCAAGCGAGTTCAGCCTTCTGACTTGGATAGGGCTAGTATCAGAATTCCACTCAAACGCATCACCCTGGAAGAAGGCGAAGCTTTATTAGCTTCTCGACTCTATCCGGTGCACAATCAAGCTTCCCCTAAACCTGTTTCCCCAATTTACCCCTTAAATCAACAGGTGTTAGAGAAAGTGTTTCCTAGCCGTAAAGCTACACCCCGCAATTTTTTGATGCTGGGGAGACAACTATTCCAGGATTACAAGGAATGGCTATTTAGAGATAGACAACCCCCTCAGCCCAAATGGTTAGGTGGTGGAGATCCGCCGCCGCCGCCACCGCCACCTTGGGAGATAATTAAAGCAGAATTTGAATTGCTATGGCAGCAGGAATTTCAAAAAGTTCAGGAAAAAAATACCAAGATTACTTTGTTAGCCGCATCCGACCTAATTTGGATGTTGCAACAAGCTTTAGAAGCATTACAAGTACAGGAAATTAAGCCTAAACTTATCAGTGGAAAGTACGCTAGTTATTCCTTGAGTTATCAACAACCTGGTAAGCGTGAGCGAGTAGGGATAGTCTGGACAGAAGATCCAAACATGACAAGTTTTTTCAATGTGATGAATGCTTGTCAAAAAGCAATTCAGCAAAATCTTTGTCAAACTATGTACTTACTCCGTGCTGGAGGAGTAGGAAAGCCAAATCTTGCCGGAAATCAAATCTACAGACAGATTTTTACATATACGAATCACAGCCATATCAAGCCTAGTCTGTCTTCTGTTCACTATTTGGCGACATATCATAGCTTTGTAAAATCAGTGGAAGCTAATGAATTGCTTCTTGTAGGTAAAAGCATTACTTTACAGGAGCTACAAACTTTAATCCGCGAGTCTAAAATTTTAGAAAAATGTACTTTATTACAGGATTTAGGAATTCTTTCTAAACAAGAGCCTGTTCCAGAAGATAAAAATGGAAAAAAAGATTTCAGACCTGTCAAAGATTTCTTGTTGAATATAATCAAAAGTCAAGGTTACATGGGAGTTCCAACTTTAATGACACAATCTAGCAGTCAGTTTTCTTTTGTGAAAGAAGCTGATGTTCAACTATTGATTGAACTATTGTGTCAAGAACAGAAGGTAAAAATTATTAATCCAAAAGCTAAATTACAAGATCAATTAATTTGTTTCATAGCTAAAACGTGA